The following nucleotide sequence is from Trypanosoma brucei gambiense DAL972 chromosome 3, complete sequence.
GGGGTCAAGTTGAGGGATGGCGGCAAAGGGATGTGATGAACCAAGAACATTTGCTGCTCGCATTGTGTTGTTCCTAATCCGGCGTTGTAATTTCACGTTTATATTTTTTGCGGCGATggaactttttttcttgatgtCAGGCGTCATGAAAGATTGCTCTGTCGTCCATAGTCTGGTCTGGGAAGCAACTAAGGTGTTCCTGAGGAGCTTTCGTGTTCACTATTCGGGACAGCTGCACAACATTAGTTCTTGATCTTGTACATgcaactttctttttatttgcaaAAAGCAGACGAAGCCAGAGGGACATGAGACGCGCTTGTGTACATTTTGCCCGAGCCATCAAGGCAACACAAAACCTAACTCATTTGGAGGTCTTCACACAGCTTCAACTAGGTATCCACCCGCCGTTGAGTACTCAGCGTCAATTCCTTCAACAACACTTTGATGTGGAGATGGAGCGTCGAGGTATAACAGAGACAAAACTCTTAGCTATGGATGGGCACCTCTGTACTCAGCTACTCCGTCAGTTGTTGTTTGAGCGGTATCTATCAGTTCCGTTTCGTCTTTTCACCTTTGATTTGGAGTTTACGGGGCCGCCTGTGTTTGGACCTGATGGCCCTACCGAGGATATCATGGAGTTTGGGTTTTATTCTCCAGCTCATGACAAAGTGTTTTCGTGTCTCGTTCGGCCGAGCAATGGTCGCTGTGTTTCTCCCGAGGTAACAACTCTAACGCACATAACTCAGAAGATGCTAGAGGAAGACGGTCTTCCCTTTCGAGATGCTTGGGCAAAGGTGCTTGATTTTCTTAATACACCGGAGCCCCAGGAGCTCCCCGGTGCTGAGAAGCGGCTGCTTGTGCTCAGTCACGGAGGAAAATTGGCTGACGTTTCCTTGATCAAGTGGACTCTGGAAGCGTCGGATATGGAGCTCCCTTCAAACATTATTTTTGGTGACACGTTTCATTTGATTCGCGACGCCCATCGTCGTCGGCCGGTGACATTGGATAAGCACCCACCCACTTGGGGCCTCAGTGACCTTGTGCAGTGGTTGCGGATACCCCCAACGCTTCCTGCCCACCGCGCAGGTAACGATGCGAAGATGACATGGGACGCCTTGTATCACACGCTGGAGCGCTATGGTGACGAGGATTTGACACCGCGTGAACAACTTGTCTCACGGTTCTTTGATGTGGAAGCCAAACAAGTGATGAGTCAAGCCGGAATACGCAGTCATGCGCAGCCTGATGGGACGTTGGAAAATGATACCAGTTACATGGAAGCTTCTGTTAGCGACTCCCTCGACCTTGACTTTGATGAGATATTTACCCCTGACGGAAAGCAGCGACCTGAAGTGTCAGAAGACCGTACGGACGATGTTCCTGACGGTTCGAAAGGAGAGAGTCACAGTGGTGCATCCCGCGGAAAGGTGCGAAGTGGAAAACGTAACGGTAGGAGCAGTTCCAGCGGCGGGGATCGTGGAGAGGAGTTCATCATTTAGTCTTTTTTTCTGAGTTATCCTTTCAATGGTTTAAAGTAGATCGTGCTCTGACTCTTATTTTTGCCACCGAGCCGTTTCGGTGTGCCCGAAGGGAGAGTCCTTTAACTTTTGCTCCAGGTTATCCACGCTGTGGAATTTCTCATGGATTTACATCATCAGCATTCAACGAAGGAGCACGTGACCATTGCTGCCGAGGCGTAACAATATGTCAGGAAAGAAGAGTATTGTACAATCATTCATGAAAAtaattacatatatatatatatatatatatatgcagaCATTAGTTGGTGCGAAAAACAACGACACACACATATTCACATAAGACAGTACAATTCACTCCCAAGGTCTGGTTttttgtgctcttttttcACCAATGTCACCGAACCTTCTGTgcaccgttttttttttttctgtgatGCAATTAATTTTGTACTTAGATAGTAGGGAGTTGCAAAATACAATTCTTGCTGTCAACTCGTTTTGTGGTTTTGTTCCAGACGTACGTATTACAATTCGTTGCTCATATTGGCGTGAGTCAGGCATaacgccccccccccccccaaaaaaaaaaaaaagaagacgatATATTTGTTAGCTTTGCATATAAGGTTAGCATCGGCTCCACCACGTCGAAACAGTCGAAATGTCTTTTAGAGAGCTTCGTTCCTTTGCAGAGACGATGCGGTTGTTGGGCTACCCCAACCTAATCAGTATGGAGTCATTCCGAAATCCCAATGTGGAGTTGGTGGCGGATTGTCTCTTTTGGCTCATTAAACGCTACGAGCCATCCGCGGAAATTGTGTACGAAATAGAACGTGAAGCCGATCGAGTGTTTTTCTTCAAACAAGTATGCGAGGTGGCTTTGGCCAAGGGGAGGGTGAAGTTGAACATAAAGAAATTATACCAATCTGACGGGAACGCTGTGCAGGAAATGCTTATCTTAGCGAATGTACTGAAGAAGGCTATGAATACGACCGGGCTGGAGGAAATTGATCATGCTACGTTGCAGCAGGTGATTGCGCAGAGGAATGTGCAGGATGCCAAACGTGTGCAGCAACTTTGCAGTGATTTGACGAACGATGGAAGTtcgctcttttttctcatcgAAGAGGAAACAGGTCAGAGGGGGGAACGACAACGCGTTCTATCGCGAGCTACAGAGGTAGGTGAATTTGAGCGCCGGCTCCGTGAAGTACTGAAGGATGTGACCACACAAGTGGAGCAACTGCAGGCATCTATTGCGAACCTCAGTGCAGACGAGACAACGCTCGAGCAGAAGATTGAGAGCAAAAAAACCCAGTTAGAGCGAACGCAGAAGCGCCTAAAGTCCCTGAACGCTGTTCGCCCCGCTTTCATGGAAGAGTATGAAAAACATGAGGGCGATATGCACTCGCAGTTTGTCATATACCTTGAGCAGTACCGTAACTTGGAGTACCTCGAACACGAACTCGCGAAATTCAATGCTGCGGAGGATGCCTTACTGGAGGAACATGAAACAAAGCTGCGGGTGATGCGTGAACGGCTGCGCAGGGAGGAATTAAACGCCCTTCGAGGGGAAGCGGGCCGCAAACGTGGTAGTCGCTCTGAAAACGACGGGGCGCCAAAGATTGGTGGACAAGGTAATGGTCCTGAAGGTAATGGAAGTTCTGCTGGCCCCCGCGTTCCTAAAGCGAGTGGAAACATGCGCGATGCTGCTTTAGAAGGCAGCAGTGGAAGTGACTCGAGCGGTGATTCGCAAGAAGAGGAACATATACGCCCACAAGGAGCTTTGGGCCGACCGCGTCCCACAGCAGGACCTTCCGCCAACCCACCACCGCGTGCCGGCCCAGATGGCTACGATGACTCCAATGCAGGTGGGAGGTCGGTGCGGCCGGGATTATCAGTTCGAGGAAGTTCTCCACCAGACCGCAATATGCGTGGACCGCCACCTGGTGGTGCTGGTGGAGGCGGTATGAGTGATGTTGACAGTGactcttctgatgatgacgatgatgatgatgacgactcTGACATCGATACTTCAGAGATTAGCATCGGTAGTGACGATTCAGGTTCGGAAAGCAGCAGCGACCTCTAGTCAACCTACTTCTCACCActgcttaatttttttttctttgattccACCGTGCTGCCGTCTTTTCCACGTGGTTGTGCAATGGTGTGATTGAATGTAATAGAGATGCAGGAATGTCGGTTCATTGTGCGAGTGCCTCGCGCTTGAGGGGTAGCACTGGTATATTTGAGACGTGATGTATGAGGGCTCCATGCACTGTGTCGCTTCATGCTGTCACTGCATGCGCACAGGAACCCTCCGCGTTATCTCTccctttatatatatatatatatatatatatatattaactccaagagggggaaaaaatgacacCACCATTTCTCCGTATGATCATACATGTCTGCGTTCTTCGTgtgttttcttgttgttgttatctaATCCCTTTGCTTGAAGGCGACGGCGGTTGCCACTCCAACACTGTGAACTTGTTCGAAAGGGATGACGAGCTCATGAGAGATGTTGAAAACAGTCAGTTGGCttttcaatgttttttttttgtccccctGTTGCTCCAACTCCGTGGTAGAAAGCGTGGGAGTAAAGTAATTTAGTGAGGCAACAGTACAGTTGGAGAGGGGCCCCTTCCGAATGCACGCATTGTATTTACCTGCAGAAGGAACGCTACTGACTTTGCGCAGGAGGTtttgagagagaaaaaaaggcgcAAGAAGGTGGAGAAACAAAGATTTCAAATGAaccacaagcaaaaaaaaaaataataatatatatagagagagaatggaaggaaaggtgaagttgaatgaaaaaaagtagggagagaaaacaaaaaagaacaggCGAAAgatgcaggaaaaaaaaaatgagaatgTGAAAGAGAGAAGTTGAGGGTAGTGTGAAGGGGTTATTGAGGGTGAAGAAGCTGTTCAAATGCTGCtttaactctttttttctaaaaaaattcTCCATTCACTTGTTCGTGCATATGCTTGAGAGTAAGGAGCGTACACGCTGCATAGGTATATTACGCTTTCCTTTATTCTTTTAATCTCTTGTACCGTTTTAAAGTTATGCTTGTAAATACTGTTTACTTCTTCTATTTCCGTTACTGCTGATGTTATTCTTGGTGTTCTGGTGTGTACGGGGTGTAGTGTGCAATATCCTAAGCGAAGGGTAAGATTTATTTGGGGAATCCCTTGAACTACTGCAGTGTTCCACTTCAGAGCAATAAAAGGAGTTATCTTCCTAcacgaaagggaaaacaacaattaGAAGGCCgatccaaaaaaaaacaaacaaacaaacaaagaaagaaccaGCAATAACAACACGGGAATAGACATAGTGCAAGTATATCAGGAAATATACAAGGGAGagtcgtaaaaaaaaaaaaaagtaaataaacataaataaaaatgcAGGCTTCCTCGACGGCTGACTGCGTTGCCACATTCAAGCTTGTTcttgttggtgatggtggtacGGGTAAGACAACTTTTGTGAAACGCCACTTAACGGGTGAGTTCGAGAAGCGGTACGTCGCGACGGTCGGTGTTGATGTCCATCCGCTCACTTTCCACACCAATCGGGGGAAGATTTGCTTCAACTGCTGGGACACTGCTGGTCAGGAGAAGTTTGGTGGTCTGCGTGACGGCTACTATATTGAGGGCCAATGTGCCATCATTATGTTTGATGTCACAAGCCGCAATACGTATAAGAATGTACCCAACTGGCACCGTGACATCACGCGCGTGTGCGACAACATTCCAATTGTCCTGGTAGGTAACAAAGTAGACTGTGCAGAGCGCCAGGTGAAAGCAAAGATGATTACGTTCCACCGCAAGAAGGGACTTCAATACTACGATATCTCGGCCAAATCTAACTACAACTTCGAAAAACCGTTCCTGTGGCTCGCAAAGAAGCTTGCGAATGATCCCAACCTCACTCTTGTGGAGGCACCGATGCTCGACCCCAACGTGCAGCCGCTCACTGCTGAACAGTTGCAGGCACTTCAGGAGGAGGCCCGCGCAGTGGAAAATGTTGTACTGCCGATGGGCGAGGACGACTAGAGACGGCACACCTCTCATCACTGAACTGAGTTAACTCGCGTGGAATGAATTTGTGTAAGTCGATGTATGGAAGGAACGGGTTGGTGTAATGCAAGGTTGATGGAGGAAGGAAACGGAAAGCGATATGAAGTAAGCGcgccatcaaaaaaaaaaaagaagaggaggaaagaaaagaaaaaaagagaagagaaaaagggaaggagggagggaacaGAAAGTAAttataaatgaaaagaatggTAATAAGGAGAAGGTCAATTAACTGTAATGcagagaggaaatgaagatgCTCGGAAAAGGCACAATttatcaaaaaagaaaaaagaaaaaagagcagaTGATAAAGATGGGCAGGCGGGATTTATTAGAGACCAAATGGATCGGGAGGAACAGCACTGAGAGATATACAAAGGGGGGACAAATCAGCCTTCATATGAATATGTGCGTGCGTCTGTGTGTATTTccttacttttattattcgAGAGATGGAAATGTAAGCGATACACTCGACCAGGTTTCCAACCCAAGCCAATGCATATGGGCAGTTATATCCCTTTCCGGAGTTTGCGTGTTTAATCATTTGTATACGCGTAGCAGAAGGTTAGAAGAAGGATTGCACATGTGGGATAGATAAGATGGCGGAGATGGGCGCCTCCCATCAGAAGGAGATATGTTACATGGGAGGGGAATGAAGGGTAGTAGGAATGcggttcattttttttttctgttttgtgtgGAGGTACTTGAAGTGTACGCCGTTACATATCTTGGGCGGGAACACCGTATCAAACCCCGCAGCATGTTGAATTATCACTACGGAACGAACCTTGTACCTTCAGTGCGATACTTCTCATGAAAACTAGAGTTGAATGGGAGCCACTTCAGCCACGTTACCCCACTGAAAATCCGCCACATCACGCGACAGGAAAATACATGCGAGCGCCGCACCTTCTCCCTTTGTTTCTCTCAACGTTTTGCCCCTATACTCGTCGTTTGCAACGtcatttcatttcgtttcatttgtctttttttttttcttttgttcccgttctgtttgtgttgtgGTGTTCTCCACTTCCCTCTGCTTCCATTCTGACTGTCCCGTCGCTGCTACAAGAGGCGCGTTATTGTTGCACGCAGGTGCATATTTTATGTGCCCGAGGAGCAGCGgtaaatgaagaggaagaagcgcAGCAAGCGTATCACTCAATAATTAGACGGCGCTATTGGAGTGGGGGTAAGGGACTATAACGCATTTCAAGTCCACACAGTAATGTCGTACACATTTTTGTATTACGATCatcgagaaaaaaaagtgatgaagGAACACTGTGGGCTGTGAATATAGATGCTAATGACGACCTCCTTCGTGTATTAGTGGGTTCGTCACGCACTAGGGGTTCTTCGTTATGTTTCTGCTTGACATTCGAGCACTAACCATCGTAAGATGGTAGACACACGCTCATCACATCTTACTCTTACTTCATCTTTTATGAGTTACAGTGTTCATTTGTTGTAGGCTCGCAACCAAGAGCAGACATCACCATATTAAAGAGAATTTGCAATGTCTGAGGCTCTGATTGACGAGGAAAATTTCGTTCCACCGACGGCGCGGGTTGGGTTGCCCATAGTACGGACACATCACCGTTTCCTTTTGCGCCACCGCCACTTTGTTCATCAGTACGCTGCCATGTACAGAGCACGGCTGGAAGCACTGGAGAGGCGTGTTCTCAAGGCGGTAAGTGCCAAAGTCGCTGCTGGAAATGTTGTTGGCACTTTTCCTCAAAGGTCTCGCGTGCTGGAACTTGGCATAGGGGAGCGGGCGCTTTGTGTAGGGGTAGCGTACAAGGAGGCGCGTCTGCTTCCACGCTTCTTGGACGAATACCAGAAAGAGTTGGTGCGCATTGATGCtggtgaggaggaagacTCGTATGGGGGTTCTGAAGCTGTCTCGTGTTCTGTCCCTCTGCGTGCAAATAGTCGGGGAATAAACCCTACACCTGGAACTTGTTGTGAAGGTGATGCACGTAATCAGTCTCACTTATTTAACATATGTGGTGAGGATGATGAGGTATTCATGGAGGACGACAGCGGTCGCGTGCGTTTGGAGGGTATCCCCGCCGCGGTTGTTTGCACGGGATTAGTACTGGGCGTGGATGGCACGTTGCTTGAGAACGGGTGTCTTTCTGTGAATTGTTACGCTATAGGAGATTTGCGGGAAGTGTATGTTCCTCGTACATTGCCGACCGTGTCGTCTCCTATGCCCTGCTACGTTGGCTTTGTTTGTGGTCTTGAACTGTGCTCTGCGCAGACACAAACCGATGCAGCAACGAACGGTCGAGCAATGATCGAACTTCTTGTGGATTACCTTAGCGGCGCCTTGGGAAGCACTGGGAAGGTTGTGCAACCGTCGTACATATCCCGCTTGGTGATTGGCGGAAACAGCATAGCCCCCACCGACGAACTTCGGTTaaagaggaaagtgaagcTTGACCCTTCGGATCATGTGAAACTCAGCGATGACAAGCAAAACAACGGCACGGTGACCTCTGCTTCGCTTATGCGAGAGTTAGACGCGATACTTGCTCGCCTAGCGGACTCCATTGAGGTTGAGTTGATGCCAGGCGATAACGACATGACAAACGCCTTCCATCCACAACAACCTATACACCCACTGTTGCTGCCAGAGGCGGCGCGCCGTTCCTCCATAGGTTTTGTGACAAATCCATATGAATTTGTTGCGTTCCCCAGCGATGATGAGGAAAATCATGTAGAAAGGAGCGGCGCCGATGCGACAGAGGGTGGGACGatattttttgtctcttcCGGCAGCAATTTGAATTGTGTCAACCGTGAGACACGATTTGACTCCCGTCTTGATGCTATGTCTTTGATTCTTCAGAGTGGATGCGCCTGCCCCACAGCACCGAACACTGTATTTAGCTACCCCTTCACAGATACCGATCCCTTCGTTTTCCCCAAGGCTCCCCACTGTTTCGTGTGTTGTGATCAGCCGGAGTGGGAAACGCGTTGGGAGCCGCTTGCCACGTTCGACCCAACGCGTGATACCAACGGTTGCGGTATCCTCCTGAACGAAGAGATGGAAGGTCAGTCCCAGGAAATTGAGAGCGATGGGGCTGGTGTGCGACTCGTTTGTGTACCGACTTTCGCTCAGACAGGTAAGCTAGTACTCGTGGATGTTAATTCTCCAACACTAGAAACTACTTATGTTGACTTTGCGTCAGGGCTGTGCAACCCACGTTAATATGCACCTACCAGTAGCATCACGTGAAAAGgcgtgttgttgtgtttgtccGTGTGAATAAGCCGATGCAGTAAGTGTGGTGGAGGCGGCATCTCATACAGCTCTGTCATATAACACGCAACCACACCCACATTTACTCAGAGGTAATTGCGTCTAATGGAGGGGGCGTAAAGAGGAATTAAGCAACGCTACCGGAAGAAATGGCCATGCAAGTTCTTTTGGTCTGTGCGCTCCTCTACTTAGCTTTCTTCTTAATATTtcgtcccttttttttttctcttccgttcattcttctgcttttgtgaCCGTGTGTGACGCTGCAGATGAGCGTCTGGTCTGCGGGGGAGACCGTAGCACAGCATTGTGTGATTTGGCCGTTTTTATAAACTGGTAATTCAGGGAGTTATGCTCCTGGGTTGCGGCTCGGTGCGGgtttccacttcttttctaCCTCATTTGTTTCACAAACTCctattcatttttctttctggaaatcgtttttttttttaaacaaaacCAATTCACTAAAAATGGACATGATTTACGTACATGAAGCAGAGGGGACACAACATAGGCTACTGTAAGGTGAAGCAATTTTCCtgggtgtgcgtgtgtggcaGCTTCGGACCCTTCCTTGCTTGCCTTGACCCAGgagtttttcctttcctttttctgttcGCCTTTTCGGCTGTGGgcctcccttccctccctttacatttttttgttgtttctgctttaCCGTCTCGTAGGCAATGTCTGGTGAGGCCGATTCTACTCCGGGCATTATTGCTCCTGGTCCGGAATTGAGGGCAAAAATTGAGCGGAGTGCCGCCAGTCTCGCGAAGCGGGAC
It contains:
- a CDS encoding GTP-binding nuclear protein rtb2, putative, which encodes MQASSTADCVATFKLVLVGDGGTGKTTFVKRHLTGEFEKRYVATVGVDVHPLTFHTNRGKICFNCWDTAGQEKFGGLRDGYYIEGQCAIIMFDVTSRNTYKNVPNWHRDITRVCDNIPIVLVGNKVDCAERQVKAKMITFHRKKGLQYYDISAKSNYNFEKPFLWLAKKLANDPNLTLVEAPMLDPNVQPLTAEQLQALQEEARAVENVVLPMGEDD
- a CDS encoding DNA polymerase delta subunit 2, putative; translation: MSEALIDEENFVPPTARVGLPIVRTHHRFLLRHRHFVHQYAAMYRARLEALERRVLKAVSAKVAAGNVVGTFPQRSRVLELGIGERALCVGVAYKEARLLPRFLDEYQKELVRIDAGEEEDSYGGSEAVSCSVPLRANSRGINPTPGTCCEGDARNQSHLFNICGEDDEVFMEDDSGRVRLEGIPAAVVCTGLVLGVDGTLLENGCLSVNCYAIGDLREVYVPRTLPTVSSPMPCYVGFVCGLELCSAQTQTDAATNGRAMIELLVDYLSGALGSTGKVVQPSYISRLVIGGNSIAPTDELRLKRKVKLDPSDHVKLSDDKQNNGTVTSASLMRELDAILARLADSIEVELMPGDNDMTNAFHPQQPIHPLLLPEAARRSSIGFVTNPYEFVAFPSDDEENHVERSGADATEGGTIFFVSSGSNLNCVNRETRFDSRLDAMSLILQSGCACPTAPNTVFSYPFTDTDPFVFPKAPHCFVCCDQPEWETRWEPLATFDPTRDTNGCGILLNEEMEGQSQEIESDGAGVRLVCVPTFAQTGKLVLVDVNSPTLETTYVDFASGLCNPR